Proteins from a single region of Peromyscus eremicus chromosome 9, PerEre_H2_v1, whole genome shotgun sequence:
- the Kctd12 gene encoding BTB/POZ domain-containing protein KCTD12, translating into MALADSTRGLPNGGGGGGGSGSSSSSAEPPLFPDIVELNVGGQVYVTRRCTVVSVPDSLLWRMFTQQQPQELARDSKGRFFLDRDGFLFRYILDYLRDLQLVLPDYFPERSRLQREAEYFELPELVRRLGAPQQPGPGPPPPHSRRGVPKEGSVGDELLPLGYSETEPQEGASAGAPSPTLELASRSPSGGAAGPLLTPSQSLDGSRRSGYITIGYRGSYTIGRDAQADAKFRRVARITVCGKTSLAKEVFGDTLNESRDPDRPPERYTSRYYLKFNFLEQAFDKLSESGFHMVACSSTGTCAFASSTDQSEDKIWTSYTEYVFCRE; encoded by the coding sequence ATGGCTCTGGCGGACAGCACCCGAGGATTACCCAACGGGGGTGGAGGCGGGGGTGGCAGCGGCTCGTCGTCGTCCTCGGCGGAGCCGCCGCTCTTCCCGGACATCGTGGAGCTGAACGTGGGGGGGCAGGTGTATGTGACCCGGCGCTGCACGGTGGTGTCCGTGCCCGACTCGCTGCTCTGGCGTATGTTCACGCAGCAGCAGCCGCAGGAGCTGGCCCGGGACAGCAAGGGCCGCTTCTTTCTGGATCGGGACGGCTTCCTCTTCCGCTACATCCTGGATTACCTGCGGGACTTGCAGCTCGTCCTGCCGGACTACTTCCCCGAGCGCAGCCGGCTGCAGCGCGAGGCCGAGTACTTCGAGCTGCCGGAGCTCGTGCGTCGCCTCGGGGCGCCCCAGCAGCCGGGTCCCGGGCCACCGCCGCCGCACTCGCGCCGCGGGGTTCCCAAGGAGGGCTCGGTGGGCGACGAGCTGCTGCCTCTGGGCTACTCGGAGACCGAGCCGCAGGAGGGCGCCTCGGCCGGGGCTCCGTCGCCCACGCTGGAGCTGGCTAGCCGCAGCCCGTCCGGGGGCGCGGCGGGTCCCCTGCTCACACCGTCCCAGTCTTTGGACGGCAGCCGGCGCTCCGGCTACATCACCATCGGCTACCGCGGCTCCTACACCATCGGGCGCGACGCCCAGGCGGACGCCAAGTTCCGGCGGGTGGCGCGCATCACGGTGTGCGGCAAGACGTCGCTGGCCAAGGAGGTGTTTGGGGACACCCTGAATGAGAGCCGGGATCCCGACCGGCCCCCGGAGCGCTACACCTCGCGCTATTACCTCAAGTTCAACTTCCTAGAGCAGGCCTTCGATAAGCTGTCCGAGTCGGGCTTCCACATGGTGGCGTGCAGCTCCACCGGCACCTGCGCCTTTGCTAGCAGCACCGACCAGAGCGAGGACAAGATCTGGACCAGCTACACCGAGTACGTCTTCTGCAGGGAGTGA